The following coding sequences lie in one Streptomyces sp. NBC_00510 genomic window:
- the wrbA gene encoding NAD(P)H:quinone oxidoreductase: MATPVKLAIVYYSSTGTITEIARELHDAAVKAGAEVRLVKTAELAPQAAIESNPAWAAHHAANTHVPHATPEDIEWADAVIFGTPTRFGNVSAQLKQFIDTLGGLWAEGKLIDKVYSAFVSSATAHAGQEATLLALYTSIHHFGGITVTPGFTQPSKFVDGNPYGTSHVDGQGNNPVDEVTRTAARVQAERVVRVAAQLKAA, translated from the coding sequence GTGGCCACCCCCGTCAAGCTCGCCATCGTCTACTACTCGTCGACCGGCACCATCACCGAGATCGCCAGGGAACTGCACGACGCCGCCGTCAAGGCCGGCGCCGAGGTGCGCCTGGTGAAGACGGCCGAACTCGCCCCGCAGGCCGCCATCGAGAGCAACCCGGCCTGGGCCGCCCACCACGCGGCGAACACGCACGTCCCGCACGCCACGCCCGAGGACATCGAGTGGGCCGACGCCGTGATCTTCGGCACCCCCACCCGCTTCGGCAACGTCTCGGCGCAGCTCAAGCAGTTCATCGACACGCTCGGCGGACTGTGGGCCGAGGGCAAGCTGATCGACAAGGTCTACAGCGCCTTCGTCTCCAGCGCCACCGCGCACGCGGGCCAGGAGGCCACGCTGCTGGCCCTCTACACCTCGATCCACCACTTCGGCGGGATCACGGTCACCCCCGGCTTCACCCAGCCGTCCAAGTTCGTCGACGGCAACCCCTACGGCACCTCCCACGTGGACGGCCAGGGCAACAACCCCGTGGACGAGGTCACCCGCACCGCCGCCCGCGTCCAGGCCGAGCGCGTCGTGCGCGTCGCCGCGCAGCTCAAGGCGGCCTGA
- a CDS encoding MarR family transcriptional regulator, producing MASTKQQLQPLSASEEAFVRALGRVLLELPRAVDADMVEGAGLPLSEYTPLRHLSETPGRAMRMSELAAACSLSLSGMTRVVIRLEKHGWVERVKCAEDGRGWNAVLTDDGLERLEQAWPTHLASVRRHLVDHFADQDLAALTIALRRVAADQGAPA from the coding sequence ATGGCGTCCACGAAGCAGCAGTTGCAGCCCCTCAGCGCGAGCGAGGAGGCGTTCGTGCGCGCGCTGGGCCGGGTGCTCCTGGAGCTCCCGCGTGCCGTCGACGCCGACATGGTCGAGGGGGCGGGGCTGCCGCTGTCCGAGTACACGCCGCTGAGGCACCTGTCCGAGACCCCGGGGCGCGCGATGCGGATGAGCGAGCTCGCCGCCGCCTGCAGCCTCTCCCTCAGCGGGATGACCCGCGTCGTCATCCGGCTCGAGAAGCACGGCTGGGTGGAACGCGTCAAGTGCGCCGAGGACGGCCGTGGTTGGAACGCGGTGCTGACGGACGACGGGCTCGAGCGCCTGGAGCAGGCCTGGCCGACGCACCTCGCCAGCGTGCGACGCCACCTCGTCGACCACTTCGCCGACCAGGACCTCGCCGCGCTGACCATCGCGCTGCGCCGGGTTGCGGCCGACCAGGGCGCCCCCGCCTGA
- a CDS encoding ABATE domain-containing protein encodes MHVFKCGMPVLDFVGTLRRRRNPEPQEMLTTPESLDAWFRESGLVDGDVLSQPSDVAEAVSLREAVFSLVRSALNKEGYDTDALALLNAAARRPSAVPQLTRDGRRVEATPQQALSSLAREAVRLLSGPDAELVKECSRPECTQIYLDRSHGSRREWCAMDPCGNRVKAAAYRARKKAATPRTAVSA; translated from the coding sequence ATGCATGTGTTCAAGTGCGGCATGCCCGTGCTGGACTTCGTGGGAACCCTGAGGCGCCGTCGCAACCCGGAGCCCCAGGAGATGCTCACCACGCCCGAGAGCCTCGACGCCTGGTTCCGCGAGTCGGGGCTCGTCGACGGGGACGTCCTGTCGCAGCCGTCCGACGTGGCGGAGGCGGTCTCCCTGCGGGAGGCGGTCTTCTCGCTCGTCAGGTCCGCGCTGAACAAGGAGGGCTACGACACCGACGCGCTCGCGCTGCTCAACGCGGCGGCACGCAGGCCGTCCGCCGTCCCGCAGCTCACCAGGGACGGGCGCAGGGTCGAGGCGACACCGCAGCAGGCCCTGTCGTCGCTGGCCCGGGAGGCCGTGCGGCTCCTCAGCGGCCCGGACGCGGAGCTGGTCAAGGAGTGCAGCAGGCCGGAGTGCACGCAGATCTACCTCGACCGCTCGCACGGCAGCCGTCGCGAGTGGTGCGCCATGGACCCCTGTGGCAACCGCGTGAAGGCGGCGGCGTACCGCGCGCGCAAGAAGGCGGCCACGCCGCGGACGGCCGTGTCCGCGTAG
- a CDS encoding cytochrome b/b6 domain-containing protein, with protein sequence MTSTAGSTAPTGVATRRPPERPGRVLRFTRAERWVHRGTGLLMLVCLATAACLYLGPLAQLVGRRHLLATVHEWSGILLPLPFLLGLASPAFRADLRRLNRFAPYDKRWLRAARRRLTSPDMRPAGKFNAGQKLYAGWLAGVVLVMTATGLLMWFTGLLPAVSRTSAIFVHDLLAWAIALVLIGHIRKAFQDPEARLGMRTGYVSLGWARRWHAHWLDEDRPAAKDTPER encoded by the coding sequence ATGACGTCGACGGCTGGCTCGACGGCGCCGACAGGCGTGGCGACGCGCAGGCCGCCTGAACGCCCCGGGCGCGTACTGCGGTTCACCAGGGCCGAGCGCTGGGTGCACCGCGGCACCGGTCTGCTGATGCTGGTGTGCCTGGCGACTGCGGCCTGCCTCTACCTGGGGCCGCTGGCCCAGCTCGTCGGCCGCCGCCACCTGCTCGCGACGGTCCACGAATGGTCGGGGATCCTGCTGCCGCTGCCCTTCCTGCTCGGACTCGCCTCGCCCGCCTTCCGCGCGGACCTGCGCAGGCTCAACCGCTTCGCCCCGTACGACAAGCGCTGGCTGCGGGCCGCGCGCCGGCGGCTGACATCGCCGGACATGCGTCCCGCCGGCAAGTTCAACGCCGGCCAGAAGCTCTACGCGGGCTGGCTCGCCGGGGTCGTGCTGGTCATGACGGCCACCGGGCTGCTGATGTGGTTCACGGGCCTGCTGCCGGCGGTCTCCCGCACCAGCGCGATCTTCGTGCACGACCTCCTGGCCTGGGCCATCGCCCTGGTGCTGATCGGGCACATCCGCAAGGCGTTCCAGGACCCCGAGGCGCGGCTGGGGATGCGCACCGGGTACGTCTCCCTGGGCTGGGCGCGGCGATGGCACGCCCACTGGCTGGACGAGGACCGCCCGGCTGCCAAGGACACACCGGAGCGCTGA
- a CDS encoding molybdopterin-dependent oxidoreductase, protein MTVADQENRPERGAPVARRTMLGMLGAGVAGVAAAPWLQRGWENFLGAASQADPTGLTGVLPNPGGFRYYSVVGSVPRKDERTYRLKVNGLVDRPRTYTLDDLRALPQQRIVRDVQCTDGWRVADTPFEGVPLSDLLDAAGVRPEGKAIHFTCFDGVYTESLTLAQARRPDMLVALKMQDKPVSHEHGGPVRLYAAPMYFYKSAKWLSGITVTDEVIPGYWEEYGYDVDGWLDGADRRGDAQAA, encoded by the coding sequence ATGACCGTGGCCGACCAGGAGAACCGGCCGGAGCGCGGGGCCCCTGTGGCGCGTCGCACCATGCTCGGCATGCTCGGCGCCGGGGTCGCCGGCGTCGCCGCCGCACCCTGGCTGCAGCGCGGCTGGGAGAACTTCCTCGGCGCGGCCTCGCAGGCCGACCCCACCGGGCTCACCGGGGTGCTCCCGAACCCGGGCGGCTTCCGCTACTACAGCGTCGTCGGCTCGGTGCCCCGCAAGGACGAGCGGACCTACCGGCTGAAGGTCAACGGTCTCGTCGACCGTCCGCGGACGTACACCCTCGACGACCTCCGCGCGCTCCCGCAGCAGCGGATCGTGCGCGACGTGCAGTGCACCGACGGCTGGCGGGTGGCGGACACCCCCTTCGAGGGCGTGCCGCTGTCGGACCTGCTGGACGCGGCAGGGGTGCGTCCCGAGGGCAAGGCGATCCACTTCACGTGCTTCGACGGCGTCTACACCGAGAGCCTGACCCTCGCCCAAGCGCGCCGCCCCGACATGCTGGTCGCCCTGAAGATGCAGGACAAGCCCGTCAGCCACGAGCACGGCGGCCCCGTCCGGCTCTACGCCGCGCCGATGTACTTCTACAAGTCGGCCAAGTGGCTGTCCGGAATCACCGTGACCGACGAGGTCATCCCCGGCTACTGGGAGGAGTACGGCTATGACGTCGACGGCTGGCTCGACGGCGCCGACAGGCGTGGCGACGCGCAGGCCGCCTGA
- a CDS encoding GMC family oxidoreductase N-terminal domain-containing protein has protein sequence MSQAVEYDYVVVGAGTAGSVLASRLSEDGGARVLLLEAGGPDVPEAMPVPPAWPRLLGTSSDWGDRTTEQASTGTSVALARGRGLGGSSAINAMVFTRGHRSAYDAWAAGGAKGWDFDALLPYLMRSERAQGRDPRTRGQHGPLAVAPAHEPNPVLEACLEAAAEAGHRRAADISSGLEEGFGWPDLNIVDGRRQSAADAYLTPASGRAGLRVVTGALVHRVLLDGDRCTGVAYTAGGEEVTARATREVILTAGAIGTPHLLMLSGIGPGRHLRETGVEVVRDLPGVGGGLQDHVMAGLVYSAARPVPAARNNHGEALGLLRSTPSADAPDLQIIFVDVPSHAPALAGPREGYTIRVSLMRPHSRGTVRLASSSPGTAPLIDPDYYADPRDLRAMVAGIRAAREIGRARALDGWRGEEVLPGVDVDDDAAVAAYLRRALASYFHPVGTCRLGTDEGAVVDEELRVHGIDGLRVADASVMPSIVSGNTNATVYAIAERAAEFVSRKGA, from the coding sequence GTGAGCCAGGCTGTGGAATACGACTACGTCGTGGTGGGCGCGGGAACGGCCGGCAGTGTGCTGGCTTCGCGCCTGTCCGAGGACGGCGGCGCCCGCGTCCTCCTGCTGGAGGCGGGCGGCCCCGACGTGCCGGAGGCGATGCCGGTTCCCCCCGCGTGGCCGCGGTTGCTGGGCACGTCATCCGACTGGGGCGACCGCACGACCGAGCAGGCCTCCACCGGCACGTCCGTGGCGCTCGCCCGGGGCCGGGGGCTCGGCGGGTCGTCGGCGATCAACGCCATGGTCTTCACCCGCGGGCACCGCAGCGCCTATGACGCGTGGGCCGCCGGCGGCGCGAAGGGGTGGGACTTCGACGCCCTCCTGCCGTACCTCATGCGCAGCGAGCGCGCGCAGGGCCGCGACCCCCGCACGCGCGGGCAGCACGGGCCGCTGGCCGTGGCCCCCGCCCACGAGCCGAACCCGGTGCTGGAGGCCTGTCTGGAAGCCGCCGCGGAAGCGGGCCACCGCAGGGCGGCCGACATCAGCTCCGGGCTGGAGGAGGGATTCGGCTGGCCTGACCTGAACATCGTCGACGGCCGGCGTCAGAGCGCCGCCGACGCCTACCTCACCCCCGCGTCGGGACGGGCCGGCCTGCGCGTGGTGACCGGTGCGCTCGTCCACCGCGTCCTGCTGGACGGCGACCGCTGCACCGGGGTGGCGTACACCGCCGGAGGAGAAGAGGTCACCGCCCGCGCCACCCGCGAGGTGATCCTCACGGCCGGCGCCATCGGCACCCCGCACCTGCTCATGCTCTCGGGCATCGGCCCCGGCCGGCACCTGCGGGAGACCGGTGTCGAGGTCGTCCGCGACCTGCCCGGCGTCGGGGGCGGCCTGCAGGACCATGTGATGGCCGGTCTGGTCTACTCCGCCGCCCGCCCGGTCCCCGCCGCGCGGAACAACCACGGGGAGGCCCTGGGCCTGCTGCGCAGCACGCCCTCCGCCGACGCCCCCGACCTGCAGATCATCTTCGTCGACGTCCCCAGCCACGCGCCCGCCCTCGCGGGGCCCCGCGAGGGCTACACGATCCGCGTCTCGCTGATGCGCCCGCACAGCCGCGGCACGGTGCGGCTCGCCTCATCCTCGCCGGGGACCGCCCCGCTGATCGACCCGGACTACTACGCCGACCCCCGTGACCTGCGGGCCATGGTCGCCGGCATCCGCGCGGCCCGCGAGATCGGCCGGGCCAGGGCGCTCGACGGCTGGCGCGGCGAGGAGGTGCTGCCCGGCGTGGACGTCGACGACGACGCGGCGGTCGCCGCCTACCTCCGCAGGGCCCTGGCCTCCTACTTCCACCCGGTCGGCACGTGCAGGCTCGGCACCGACGAGGGCGCCGTGGTCGACGAGGAGCTGAGGGTCCACGGCATCGACGGGCTGCGCGTCGCCGACGCCTCGGTGATGCCGTCGATCGTCTCGGGGAACACCAACGCGACGGTCTACGCCATCGCCGAGCGGGCCGCCGAGTTCGTCTCCCGGAAGGGGGCGTGA
- a CDS encoding N-acetylmuramoyl-L-alanine amidase translates to MTSETSIRRHARRRRPGLLAAVGALVIAGSVAVPLTAQATGAAPADTARQRDFAAAADEYHVPEQVLLAVAYQESAWDGHAGAHSASGGYGPMHLTDVTTEMVAGGGAGAVGRSDLASFVADPALHTLQAAAKLTGLSARELRNDPAANIRGGAALLASYQKATAGTASAEPGDWYGAVARYSQASQRQGAQAFADRVFATLAKGAGRTTTDGQRVSLAAVPQVEPARAQLAKLHLKAAATADVECPTTVDCTFVPAASTNGQVSSRPANGIRIDTIVIHDTEGSYESAIATFQAPGSTTASHYVMRSSDGAVTQMMPTKDISFHAGNYSTNMHSVGIEHEGFAAHGADWYTEAQYEATAELVKYLAGRFGIPLDRQHIVGHDNVAGPNSGSVSGMHWDPGTAWDWEHFMALLGAPVTGRHGVGDIGSVVTIAPGFERNQQTAQICPSDDPTGATPECTEVTQASNTLFVRTAPSSTAPLFGDPAIHSGAAGTDRINDWGNTVQAGQQFVVAGKEGPWTAIWFSGAKVWFHNPYGANTIPARGGYTIVKAGVTPATPPGKVYGSSYPDASEYPAGYGASTQAPLSMYSIPSGQAYVATAPPALTDDYFKADGKVVFGAKKMYTIQYNHRVALVYAGDVIATERPAHNDR, encoded by the coding sequence ATGACATCAGAAACATCCATACGCCGGCACGCCAGGCGGCGCAGGCCCGGCCTGCTGGCCGCGGTCGGCGCGCTGGTGATCGCGGGCTCGGTGGCCGTGCCGCTGACGGCGCAGGCCACCGGTGCCGCGCCGGCGGACACCGCGCGGCAGCGCGACTTCGCCGCGGCGGCCGACGAGTACCACGTTCCGGAGCAGGTGCTGCTGGCCGTGGCGTACCAGGAGTCGGCGTGGGACGGGCATGCGGGCGCGCACAGCGCGAGCGGTGGCTACGGTCCGATGCACCTCACCGACGTGACGACGGAGATGGTGGCCGGTGGTGGCGCCGGAGCGGTCGGCCGCAGCGACCTCGCGTCCTTCGTCGCCGACCCGGCCCTGCACACCCTCCAGGCCGCGGCGAAGCTCACCGGCCTGTCGGCGCGGGAGCTGAGGAACGACCCGGCGGCCAACATCCGCGGCGGCGCGGCGCTCCTCGCGTCGTACCAGAAGGCCACGGCCGGAACCGCATCCGCCGAACCCGGCGACTGGTACGGGGCCGTGGCCCGTTACAGCCAGGCCTCGCAGCGGCAGGGCGCCCAGGCGTTCGCCGACCGTGTCTTCGCCACCCTGGCCAAGGGCGCCGGCCGTACCACGACGGACGGCCAGCGGGTCAGCCTGGCCGCCGTGCCGCAGGTCGAGCCCGCCAGGGCCCAGCTGGCGAAGCTGCACCTGAAGGCCGCGGCGACCGCCGACGTCGAGTGCCCCACCACCGTGGACTGCACCTTCGTGCCGGCGGCGTCGACCAACGGCCAGGTGTCCAGCCGGCCCGCCAACGGGATCCGGATCGACACCATCGTCATCCACGACACCGAGGGCTCGTACGAGTCCGCCATCGCCACCTTCCAGGCCCCGGGCAGCACGACCGCCTCGCACTACGTGATGCGGTCGTCGGACGGCGCGGTGACGCAGATGATGCCCACGAAGGACATCTCCTTCCACGCGGGCAACTACTCCACCAACATGCACTCCGTCGGCATCGAGCACGAGGGCTTCGCCGCGCACGGGGCCGACTGGTACACCGAGGCGCAGTACGAGGCCACGGCGGAGCTGGTGAAGTACCTGGCCGGGCGCTTCGGCATCCCGCTCGACCGGCAGCACATCGTGGGCCATGACAACGTTGCCGGCCCGAACTCCGGGTCGGTCTCCGGCATGCACTGGGACCCGGGCACCGCCTGGGACTGGGAGCACTTCATGGCACTGCTCGGCGCGCCCGTCACGGGCAGGCACGGCGTCGGTGACATCGGCTCGGTGGTGACCATCGCCCCCGGCTTCGAGCGGAACCAGCAGACCGCCCAGATCTGCCCGTCCGACGACCCGACCGGTGCCACCCCCGAGTGCACCGAGGTGACGCAGGCGTCGAACACCCTGTTCGTGCGCACCGCCCCCAGCAGCACCGCGCCCCTCTTCGGGGACCCGGCGATCCACTCCGGTGCCGCAGGCACCGACCGGATCAACGACTGGGGCAACACCGTGCAGGCCGGCCAGCAGTTCGTCGTCGCCGGCAAGGAGGGCCCCTGGACCGCGATCTGGTTCAGCGGCGCGAAGGTGTGGTTCCACAACCCGTACGGCGCCAACACCATCCCGGCGCGCGGCGGTTACACCATCGTCAAGGCCGGTGTGACGCCCGCCACGCCGCCCGGCAAGGTGTACGGCTCCAGCTACCCGGACGCCTCGGAGTACCCGGCCGGGTACGGCGCCTCCACCCAGGCCCCGCTGAGCATGTACAGCATCCCGTCCGGCCAGGCGTACGTCGCCACCGCGCCGCCCGCCCTGACCGACGACTACTTCAAGGCTGACGGCAAGGTCGTCTTCGGCGCCAAGAAGATGTACACGATCCAGTACAACCACCGGGTCGCCCTGGTCTACGCGGGCGACGTCATCGCCACGGAGCGTCCCGCGCACAACGACCGCTGA